GCCGAACAGTGCGATCATGAAGAAGCCGATGAACGCCATGATCCGGAAGCTCCAGAACATCAGCGGGACGTTCGGCACCACGTCCCACGCGGTCGTAGCGATCAGCTGCGGGGATGCCATTCTCGGATCGGCGACGTGTCGCTTGAGCAGCAGCGCATAGCCGAGGTCGCGTTTATGCGCCTCGAACCGCGCGCGCTGCGCGACGTTCGTCCGGTCGACCTTGAGACGCTCGACCGCGTCATAGGCGATGACGCCCGAGGTAATCCGCTCCTGCGCCTTGAGCACGAGTTCGGACATCCCCGTTACCTCCTTGTCGAGGCTGCGCGTCGCGATCAGGCCGAGGACCCAGGGAATCTGCACCTCGTACCGCGTCTCGCGCGCGGCGACGTCGGGCAGGCCGAACAGCGTCAGGCCGGCGGGGGCGGGGGCGGTGTGCCAGGCGGCCTCGATCGCGGCGAGCTTCATCTTCTGGTTGTCGGTGAGCGCATAGCCGCTCTCGTCGCCGAGTACGACGACCGACAGCGATCCGGCGAGCCCGAAGGCGGCGGCGACGGTCATCGACCGGCGTGCGACCGCGATATACCGGCCCTTTAGCAACCAGAAGGCGGAGATGCCGAGCACCACGACCGAGGCGCACACATAGCCGGCGCTGACGGTGTGGACGAATTTGGCTTGCGCGATCGGGTTGAAAATGACCGCGCCGAAATCGCTGACCTCCATCCGCATCGTGTCGGTGTTGAATTCCGCGCCGGTCGGGTTCTGCATCCAGCCGTTCGCGACCAGGATCCACAGCGCCGACAAATTGGTGCCGAGCGCGACCATGACCGTCGTGAACAGATGGCCACGCTTCGACAGCTTCTCCCAGCCGAACACCATCAGCCCGACGAACGTCGCCTCGAGGAAGAACGCCATCAGCCCCTCGATCGCGAGCGGTGCGCCGAAGATGTCGCCGACATAATGCGAGAAATACGACCAGTTGGTGCCGAACTGGAATTCCATCGTCAGCCCGGTGGCGACGCCCAGTACGAAGTTGATCGCGAAGATCCGTCCCCAGAACCGCGTGACGACGCGCCAGATCGGTCGGTCCGTCATGACGTATACGGCTTCCATGATGACCAGCATCATCGACAAACCGAGCGTCAGCGGCACGAACAGGAAATGGTACAGCGCGGTCAGCGCGAATTGCAGCCGCGACAGATCGATGACCCCAAGGTCCATGATGATGCTCCCCACATGGCCGTCGACCGGCCCTGTCCGGACCCCGACTAGGCGGGGGTGGCGGTGCGGACATTGACCGTGGTCAAAGACGCGCACGGGTGCGCCGTCGATGGCGAGGGGCATGAGCAGCATCACCAAAGACCGCGCGCGCGCCTCGCGAACCTATCTGAGCGGGGTCGTCGCGGACGGCGGCGGGGTGCGGCTGTCGACGAGCCTGTTGCTGCTCGACAGCGTTGCAGCGATCGGGTTCTCGGGCGGCCTTGCGGGCGGCGTGGTCGCCGTGCCCACGGGGATTGCGGCGGCGCTGCCTTGGGCGGTGCTGGCAGGCGTCTCGGCGGTCGCGCGCGGCGCGTGCGCGATGCTCGCCGTGCGCATCGGCGCGGATGGCGCATACCACGCGAAGACGCGGCTGCGGCGGCGGATCGTCGATGCGGCGCTGCACCGCACGCCCGGATCGGAGGCAACTACCGGCGTTCTGATGAGCGCGGCGGTGGACGAGGTCGATGCGATCGACGGCTATGTCGCGCGCTTCCTGCCGGCGCGGATGGCGGCGTCGATCGCGCCGTTGCTCGTGCTCAGCGCGACCGCGGTCGCGAGCCCGATCGCAGCGGCGATCCTGGTGGCGACGTTCTTTCCCTTCCTGGCAGCGATGATCCTGGCGGGCGGGGCCGCGGCGGACGCGTCGCGCCGCCAGTTCGTCGCGATGGCACGGCTGTCGGGGCTGTTTGCGGACCGGATCGGCGCGTTACCGCTCGTGCTGGCGTTCCGTGCCGAGGTACGCGAGGCGGCGACGCTGGGCGCTGCGTCAGAGGATCTCGCGCGGCGGACGATGCGCGTGCTGCGCGTCGCGTTCCTGTCGTCGGGCGCACTCGAGTTCTTCGCTGCGCTGTCGGTCGCCCTGGTCGCTGTCTATGCCGGGTTCAACCTGTTGCACCTGCTGCCGTTTCCGGTGCCCGAGACGCTCGATCTAGGCCGCGCGTTCTTCGTCCTGGCGCTCGCGCCCGAATTCTATGCGCCAATGCGGCGGTTGGCGGCGGCGTATCACGACCGGCAGGCGGCGGAGACCGCGGCGGAGCGGCTGGCCGGGGTCGAGCTCGCCAAGGCCGCGCCGATACCGGTGGTGCCAGTCTGGTCCGACGCGGCGCCAGCGATCCGCTTCGACTCGGTCGCGGTCCATTATGACGGGCAGGAGCACCCGGCGGTGTCGGGCGTCTCGTTCGACGTCGCGCCCGGTACGATTCTCGCGCTGGTGGGCCCGTCGGGAAGCGGCAAGAGCAGCCTGCTGCACCTGCTTCTAGGCCTTGCGCCGTTGTCGGAGGGGCGCGTGTCGATCGACGATCAATCGCTCGCCGACATCGGCAGCATCGCGCCGATCGCGGCGTGGATGGGGCAGTCGCCGCTGATCTTCGCCGGAACGATCGGCACGAACATCGCGCTCGCCGATCCGTCTGCGTCGCCCGAGCGCGTCGCCGAGGTCGCGCGGATCGCCGGACTTTCGCCGATGCTGCTCGCGCGCGGCGGACTGGGGGCGACCATAGACGCGCGCGGCAGCGGACTGTCGGGGGGCGAACGGCGGCGGATCGCGCTGGCGCGGGCACTGTTGAAGCCGGCATCCATCCTGTTGCTCGACGAGCCGACCGCGCATCTCGATGCGGAGTCCGAGGCGCGGCTGATCGTGTCGATCGCGCGGGCCTGTACCGGGCGCACCACGATCATCGCAACGCACAGCAAGGCGTTGGCCGCGATCGCGGATGTCGTCGTCGATCTGGGAGAGCGAGCATGACGGCGTTCGACCGGCTGATCGCGGGCGAGCGACGGCGGCAACGGCGCGGGCTGTGGCGCGCGAGCGGCTATGCGGCGGTCGTCGCGGTGGCGTCCGTGCTGCTGCTGGGGCTGTCCGGCTGGTTCATCACGGCGGCCGCAGCGGCGGGACTGGCGGGAACGATCGCGGCGCAGGGGTTCAACTACATGCTGCCAAGCGCGGGGATCCGCCTGCTCGCGATCCTGCGGACCGCGGGGCGCTATGGCGAGCGGGTCGCAGCGCATGACGCGGCGTTCGGCGCGCTCGCGCGGATCCGGCCGGCGTTGTTCCTGGGTCTCGCGCGCGGCCCGGCGCATCAGGCGCTGGCGCTGACGCAGGGGGACGCGACGGCGCGGATTGTTCAGGATGTAGCGATCGTTGAGGCGCAGTTCGTCCGGTTCTCGGCGGTGCCGGGGATGGTCGCGGCGCTGGCGAGCGGGCTGCTGCTCTGTGCGCTCGGCGGATGGGCACTCGCGCTGGCGCTCGTCCTGTGCCTGGCGGCGTTGCTGGGCGTCGCGATGCTGCTCGCGCGATATCTCGAAGCACCGGGGCGCGCGGTGCAGCGCGCGAGCGGGGGGCTCAAGGAGGCCTTCGCCAGTGTCGCCGATGCCGCCGCGGACCTGCGCTGCTACGGGATCGAGCGGCAGGCCATGGCGGCGGTCGATCTGTGCAGCCTGACGCTCGCCGACGCGCAGCGCGCGCAGGCCGGGGTCGTGGGGTGGTTCGATTTCGCCCAGGCCGTCGCGCTGGGTGTGGCGGGGGTCGCGGCGCTGCTGCTTGCAGCCCCTGCACGCGCACCGATCGCGGCGCTGTGCGCGTTGGCAGCGGTGATGACGATCGACGGCGCAGGCCCGGTGTTGCGCAGCCTGGCGCAGCGCAGCGCCGTGCGCGAGGCGACCGCGCGGCTCGACGAGCTGCTGCCGGGCGGTGTGGCGGAGGACCTCGTCACGCCGTGCGGTGCCGCGCGGTCGATCGATCTGCTCGGCACGCATCTGCCCGCGGGTGCCCGCGTCGCGCTGGTCGGCGCATCGGGAACGGGCAAGACCACCCTCGTCGAAAGCCTGCTCGGCCTGCGCGACGCAAGACCGGACGCTGCGTTCATCGATGGCACGGACATTGTCGACCTTCCGCTCGCCGTCCGCCGGGCGACGTTCGGCTGGGCACCGCAGGATGCCGCGCTGATGGCCGGCACGATCCGCGAGACGCTGGCGCTCGGCGATCCGGCGGCGGACGATGTGGCGATGTGGGCGGTGCTCGGCGAGGTCGCGCTGGCCGAAACGATCGCGGCGCTGCCTAGCGGGCTCGACAGCTGGATCGGCGAACACGGCGTGCGGCTGTCGGGGGGAGAGCGACGGCGACTGGCGCTGGCCCGCGCCTATCTGGTGCCCGCACCGTGGCTGTTGCTCGACGAGCCGACCGAGGGGCTCGACGCGGCGACCGAGCGGTGCGTCGCCGATCGCCTGTCCGCCCGGCTGGGGCGGACCGGGCAGGGGCTGATCCTGGTCAGCCACCGCCCGGCGATGGTCGCGCTGTGCGACCGGCGGATCGCTGTCGCGCCGGTCGTCACCCCAGTCGTCGACGCGGATGTTACAGGCGAAGGCCGAGCCCGACGCCGAACACCAGCGGATCGAGGCTGATCGCGACGCGC
This sequence is a window from Sphingomonas ginsenosidivorax. Protein-coding genes within it:
- a CDS encoding cytochrome ubiquinol oxidase subunit I, whose product is MDLGVIDLSRLQFALTALYHFLFVPLTLGLSMMLVIMEAVYVMTDRPIWRVVTRFWGRIFAINFVLGVATGLTMEFQFGTNWSYFSHYVGDIFGAPLAIEGLMAFFLEATFVGLMVFGWEKLSKRGHLFTTVMVALGTNLSALWILVANGWMQNPTGAEFNTDTMRMEVSDFGAVIFNPIAQAKFVHTVSAGYVCASVVVLGISAFWLLKGRYIAVARRSMTVAAAFGLAGSLSVVVLGDESGYALTDNQKMKLAAIEAAWHTAPAPAGLTLFGLPDVAARETRYEVQIPWVLGLIATRSLDKEVTGMSELVLKAQERITSGVIAYDAVERLKVDRTNVAQRARFEAHKRDLGYALLLKRHVADPRMASPQLIATTAWDVVPNVPLMFWSFRIMAFIGFFMIALFGAAFVLTSLRLHTKTRWFLKLAVIAIPLPWIAIELGWMLAEIGRQPWAIEGVLPTFLAASSLTRGVLWTTIFGFTAIYGTLAVIEVRLILATIRKGPYEHDEDLPGPAAARLATATPPLPLVA
- a CDS encoding ATP-binding cassette domain-containing protein, with the protein product MTAFDRLIAGERRRQRRGLWRASGYAAVVAVASVLLLGLSGWFITAAAAAGLAGTIAAQGFNYMLPSAGIRLLAILRTAGRYGERVAAHDAAFGALARIRPALFLGLARGPAHQALALTQGDATARIVQDVAIVEAQFVRFSAVPGMVAALASGLLLCALGGWALALALVLCLAALLGVAMLLARYLEAPGRAVQRASGGLKEAFASVADAAADLRCYGIERQAMAAVDLCSLTLADAQRAQAGVVGWFDFAQAVALGVAGVAALLLAAPARAPIAALCALAAVMTIDGAGPVLRSLAQRSAVREATARLDELLPGGVAEDLVTPCGAARSIDLLGTHLPAGARVALVGASGTGKTTLVESLLGLRDARPDAAFIDGTDIVDLPLAVRRATFGWAPQDAALMAGTIRETLALGDPAADDVAMWAVLGEVALAETIAALPSGLDSWIGEHGVRLSGGERRRLALARAYLVPAPWLLLDEPTEGLDAATERCVADRLSARLGRTGQGLILVSHRPAMVALCDRRIAVAPVVTPVVDADVTGEGRARRRTPADRG
- the cydD gene encoding thiol reductant ABC exporter subunit CydD, with protein sequence MSSITKDRARASRTYLSGVVADGGGVRLSTSLLLLDSVAAIGFSGGLAGGVVAVPTGIAAALPWAVLAGVSAVARGACAMLAVRIGADGAYHAKTRLRRRIVDAALHRTPGSEATTGVLMSAAVDEVDAIDGYVARFLPARMAASIAPLLVLSATAVASPIAAAILVATFFPFLAAMILAGGAAADASRRQFVAMARLSGLFADRIGALPLVLAFRAEVREAATLGAASEDLARRTMRVLRVAFLSSGALEFFAALSVALVAVYAGFNLLHLLPFPVPETLDLGRAFFVLALAPEFYAPMRRLAAAYHDRQAAETAAERLAGVELAKAAPIPVVPVWSDAAPAIRFDSVAVHYDGQEHPAVSGVSFDVAPGTILALVGPSGSGKSSLLHLLLGLAPLSEGRVSIDDQSLADIGSIAPIAAWMGQSPLIFAGTIGTNIALADPSASPERVAEVARIAGLSPMLLARGGLGATIDARGSGLSGGERRRIALARALLKPASILLLDEPTAHLDAESEARLIVSIARACTGRTTIIATHSKALAAIADVVVDLGERA